The region ACTGCACTAATTTGACGAATGGAGTTataaggaaaatattcacagaTTAATGTATAACATGATCATGTTAAAATTAATAAGGGTAAATTAGCAAAAATATGTAAACTACAATttccaaaaaatataattaaatgtgatttcttcttctttatattttcatattcaaatattcatatttgagttgtatgcattaaaaatataaataaaaaaaatcaatttaaatacaTAGAGAGTcactcattttattataaattggTTTTAAAATGAAGAACCACTAGGTTTTGTTTGGTCTCTCATACACGTACACAATGACGAATTTAGGAAACGACAACTTGTCAGACAACGACTTATAAGCCTTGCATCGTATTTCATTCCGGCACCAACCACCAACCTCTAATGTCAATATTTTTATTAccaattcaaaatttatttaattacgGCACCAACCATAACTTTAATGCCACTTTTCTAACCAATTTAAACAAATTTCAAATGATAACTGAATGGAAAAACCGGGTCAGCAAATTTAAAAGGTGTGTgaattttgtatatttataaacCAATTGCATTATTTGTGTCCACAAACTAAACACAAGAAGTTAAATTAGTAGATTATTAAGCTTGGATTTATTGTTGAAACATTGTTCtcaattcaaaaataaattatcaATAAAAATAAGACGGATTAAgggggaaacagaaatattgcagAAACAAATAGAACTGACGTGAATTGTTGAACCGATTAATTGAATTTGACAATAACAATTATAGGCCAACGATGATATTGGACGACCCACTACATAAGTCACTACACATATCATTACTTTTTTAATGAATATGACCATATAATCATACTTAATCTAATCCATCATTCATTGAGCCACCTCACTCGAATCTCGATTTACCTTACCTATatatgaatgaataaaatgtgGAAATGGGGGGTAAAAATAAGTGTGTGacattgaattgagttggaagaTAGGTTTTTGGTGTAAAATTTTGGAGTGTTGTAGTGTTTGTAAGGTGTTTGTCTGTATGTGAGAAAGTGAAAAGAGTCAAAAACCACCGGGAATTGGAAATGTAGAGAAGGAGACATTTAAGTCTACATTATAGGTTTACAGCTTTTTTGGACTCAAGAAAACGACAACTTTAACTACTGCAACCTTTCTTTTGTCCTATTCGTTTACCACTTTTACCCTCCTCAATCTTTTGACTTTATCCAATCTCCTACTTCCCTTTATTTTGCTTTTTTAACAAGACTTCATTATGAAATTGAGATGGATCCAAGAAAGAGATATATTAATTAAGTTGGTATGTTGAACTCATCATTTGAATTAAGAATaaagctatgcggccacattatggccagccataaattaattaaataacaaaaaaaaattgatttttttcaaattattgattttatactacttgattttacttttatattatcttcattatatgttgctcaacatgttagtgttgctctttcgtagtttttgttgaacttattactactgtcatttcttgattgttgctcaacgtatacagtaattcgtgatattaatgtgttttacgtaatgaaattcaaagataagtatcaactcacaagtctattcacacacatataagtttatatcggtaattctaatttttttatacatgtaaatggactaaattaactctttatggccggtcACATTATggtcatttagcatcactcttgaGTTAAACATGGtttctattttttcaattaGTAGATAATTAAGTCAATAGGAAAACTGTATTATCATGATCAGTTAAAAAGGAgatatattcataatttaaaagATGATATAACTGGTGTATGCGTTAGTGTTCAATTTACATGTATAATTTTTTGCATTTCTAATGTGTTACATCAAGAATACTTTATGAGCAACTATAAAATGAACAAATATCACTATCGTATATAAATAAAACTATAAATTTCCAATGCATAATTTTAGTGACATGTATGAACTTACCTCATTAATCCATgtaaagaaatttaaatatttagtgGCTGTGACAAAACAAGTATTAGGATGAGAGGATGATCCATAACATCTTAGTAACTCTATTGGGGGCATTTCCAAAGGACCAATAAACTTGACTTGTAGTAAGTGTTATCCTACAATTtaataattctaatttttttaatcttttataAATAGGTTTttacacccatatatatattcaACACGTTTAAGTAATAATACCATACATACAACATAATTTTACGCATAGTAATAAAAACTCTTTTTTAGAGCTTCTAATTTTTTTGTACATTTTAAATCGCatgaattttaaatatatatccACTAATAACACCCTCCACTATTTTTACCAGTCAAAGATCCTCTGCTaaataaaaagagagaaaaaaaaagaaagaagcaaAAACTTGCATAAATGGTTAACCAGAATGGCAGATCAGAAAATAACACCAAGATCTGTGTCCAATTTAGTATCCAATAGCTTGTCGTTTTCCCATTAAGTTCAGTTTGGTCAATGACCGAATTCACCCCTGCCACCCGCTCGCACAAAAAACTCACTAAGTGTAATCTCGAAATTAACTCCACTTTACAGGGGCAGAACAGGCAACACGAAAGATACTCGCCCTTTCCCTACTCCTATTTGACGGCGCGTGGTTGGACCGCCAGTAGATTGAGTCCGTGTAAGCACTACGTCAGCAAGGTGACGTGTAAGCGCGTGTGAGAGTACGAGAACTGTGTTCAGACTGAAAGGGCGGCTGGGAATAAATGACTATACCTTTCCTCGAAtcatttaggccatccacaacgctgttcctataccgttccttaaacaattatttgagggccccactgtacttttttactccattccttaactaaggaacggaacctgcaaccctttgttccttaaccgttccttaaattactattcattcaatttcattttttttatttcgaacccaattcaatttaaataaacacactttaataaaaaacaaacacactttattaaaaaacacacaacattaaaaaaaattaaacttaaactttaaaaaaaataaaaaaagcacacaattaaaatcctaaaaacataaaaaacacaaaataaaaaacacacaattaaacgtgggaaaataaaaaaactactccgccggcgaatcatcctccggaggcggtcgaggttgagggggagtcggaaggccaagttgtgctgccatatacacaattccgttccaccaggccgtgaattgggcgtacgagaagcgggaagtgtccgccattgtggcggtcatgtacgccaccgtaagtgtgtccgagcctccccgcgagcccgatcccgaggccgactggcttgattcgcctcggcccttcctcgctctagccgtcttcgccgccttcgtcccttgcggccgacggcgcccacggctggatcccccgtattcgtcgggcgttgGATCCCCAGTACCCCCAAACACGTGCGGtgtaccctcgctggcctcaccggtgtcaccagacgagtagtggccgctcgccgtgtgcttcgtgcgctttgaggttgagcccgagctcgagcggacaccgccggcccacctttcctcgtccttgacgagctgccaaatatcaacatatttgaactgtagaccggtgtcctggtagaagacgcgcaaagccgccctcagaatgtcggcgcccgcagctccgctttggtagttcgccgcttcggccgagtagatgccgcaaaattttttgacctgtgcgtagactcggccaaagtgagcacggaacattgtatatttgcgcttccgggcccctttcggcttagtctggtggtagacatcacggaccttttcccagaagcacttggcggcttgttggttcccgacgataggatcgtacgagacggtgagccaggcggtgtacaccgccttagtttcttcgttgttgtacggatgccggcccagatcctcctcctcctcctcctcgggtgcctcagacgcagccctagagcttccaccgcctcggcttcctccctgggtgggttctacggggatatcctcccgaatctgggacaaaccctgagaaagccgcgagccgggtggtcgagcgtaggcatccacatcgaaagtgggtggttggtacccacccggcgtcgccgacccctgggtgcccggcgtcgacggcccggaaccacctagtgtgttgtacatggtctcccaatcgccgaacgcgttgagatcccacccaccggagccaccaccgccgtaattcccgtcgccggacattttgtgaaggagattgaaatagaaaattggagaggaattgatgttggtttaggaagagtagatgtgtagttgtgtgtgaaatgtaataaattaggtgtatttatagaataagaaaataaaaataaaataaaaaaaattaaaaaaagttaaaaaaacggtaatatgaccgtttaaaaaaaattataaaaatatattttttttaaaaaaaattaattattgcgtcatcgctgacgtgtcccactcgcgggccggcgagtgggaagcacgcacgaagcggggagcgccacgtcgcccgagcgcgtggcggcacaagccgtgccgcgttccgtgccgtcggcacgcggaacggaatgggaacggaatgggagcggaacggtgcgccgcaacgcgttccgcggcgaaaccgttccggcggaacggcacgcggaacgccggcggcacgcgttgcgggtgcccttatattactccctccattccgaCTAAATtaagttatactccctccgtccagtaataagagtcccgttttttcgttttgggatgtccgagaataggagtcccggttctacTTACCATATTTTGACAATCTAATTACCCTACTTATTCACTTCAATTTCAAAAATGCCATTAAAAAACCCCAAATTGATTCCCTAATTTCCACCTCAACCCCCATTCTCTACCCTCATTTGCGAGAATtcccattctctctctttctcactcTCCCATTCTCTCTCGGGAAGCCTAATCCCTCACTGCACCACGCTGCCTCTACCACGCCGCCTCCACCGTCTCCTTATCACCGCGCCGCCTCCACCATCCCATATCAAACCCGAATCGGtcgtctccttctctctctGAAATGGAATACAGTCCAAAACATTGTCCCTTATCTCTCTCTCTGAGCGAACCCTAATCATCTTTCTCTTCTTGAAATTAATTGTTGTGTTAAGTGTAAATTGTGTAATTAGGGTTTTTCGACTGGTTGTGTGTCTGATTTGGACTATGGTCCAAAACATTGTTGTATTGGagtattaatttcataaaatttcgATTCACATCGGGTTTGAATTAAAGTTTGAATTTTGCAGTGTGTATTGACTTGAGCTGGTTCTGTTCTTGGTGTTTAAATCTTCATATTGTGATTGTGACTGCAATTAGCGTGGTTTGTTTACTTTAAATCTTTGATTGTTGGATATATAATTTGGAATAAAAAAtagtgataaaaaaaactaaaatcagaaaattataaattaaacttTTTAAGTGGACCCAAAATTCCACTATTATAcaccatttattacacactccaatgctttcttaaaacccgtgccttTTAGAAATGGGACTGctattgctggacggagggagtattcttTTTTGTGATTTctgaattaattttattaaatccGTCACAAATATATGACTATACCTTTCTGAAttgaatcattttcttttatgataaaaaaaaatcaaaaaatcaaatcattcttactttattcaattACATACTTTCCTCTTAtttcatactttatttatttctcaTACTTTTCAATACACTTTTTTAATCCCCGTGTCTAAAAGTtgtgactcaacttagttggaacagaTGAAGTAGTATATCCTttaattttcatataaaattttATCAATGACATTATTTATCTAAATTATCAATcagaaaaataatgaatttgATTAAATTCTAATCTGTTAATTTTGAGAATctgaaaattcaatttttaatgatcatttaatatgtcattttttattaatcAAATAAACTTGTGTTGCTCAAATATACAGTATGCTTCTGTTTTAAAATGTCATATATATagagatgtattcatttccttttcctatatttcctcctatttccttcttaatatcagccattagattagagaaatggacggtcaagatcaacattgggtaattaatcccgtgttgcattattggtcctattttgtgcattatgagggtacaatagtaatctaataatggctggaacattaataatgaattgtaaaccgctacgaataatacACCACATGGTAACgcgtaatgcatataattgactatataatgcacaatttgtgaactgcaatgcatacgaacaagatgtgctgtgttatgatgtttgacacacgtttcttgtttcccctaagggtttaataagcttaggggctagggtatagtacgtacgcattaataataaattataaaacgatacgaataattcaccaaattgtcacgagtaatggatgttattaactatataatgcacaatatgttaactgcaatgcatacgaataagatgtaccatgttattatgtttgacacacgtttcttgtttcccctaagggtttaataagcttaggggctagggtatagtacgtagacacgtatgtaatcttcacatggtaacgagtaatggatataattgactatataatgcacaatttgtgaactacaatgcatacgaacaagatgtgttgtgttatgaagtttgacacacgtttcttgtttcccctaagggtttaataagcttaggggctagttaataacaaattataaaacgatacgaataattcaccaaattgtcacgagtaatggatgttattaactatataatgcacaatatgttaactgcaatgcatacgaataagatgtaccatgttatgatgtttgacacacgtttcttgtttcccctaagggtttaataagcttaggggctagggtatagtacgtagacattactaaatgcacgtatgtaatcttcactgcgttgattaacccatatacacaatacctctaataaagcataatatacttagataatgacaattaacagctacataatgcactacctaaaccaaataatgcacatacgtatattccaataacaacaatttgttagtaatgtctacgtactataccctagcccctaagattattaaacccttattccaataacaacaatttgttagtaatgtctacgtactataccctagcccctaagcttattaaacccttaggggaaacaagaaacgtgtgtcaaacatcataacatggtacatcttattcgtatgcattgcagttcacatattgtgcattatatagttaataacatccattactcgtgacaatttggtgaattattcgtatcgttttataatttattattaatgcgtacgtactataccctagcccctaagcttattaaacccttagggaaaacaagaaacgtgtgtcaaacatcataacacaacacatcttgttcgtatgcattgcagttcacaagttgtgcattatatagtcaattatatccattactcgttaccatgtggtgcAGTATTCGTGGCGGTTTACAATTcattattaatgtgtacgtactaaaccctagcccctaaaCTTATTCAACCCTTCAGAGAAATAAGGAccgtgtgccaaacaacgaaacattgtagttcacatattgtgcattatatagtcaattatatgcattactcgttaccatgtggtgcattattcgcagataccaaaatgtggcagttccttttccgtcaaatgtcaataataaccctgtaatgcatacaacccccttctataatgcaacacggaaccagatttatagaataaatctgatccgttgatgccttagatctaacgcgtaatattaagaatgaaaaatgatctaagaggtgaaaaggagaataacgcacccctatatatatatatatatatatatatttgactAAATCgtcaaaaaatcatgaatttgatGAAATTAAAGTTTGTTATGTACTTTTAAAACCAGCTAAAAAAATCAGTTATCAAATAGTACTATATGGTAATTTAATTGTCTGATCATATGACTGATAAATGTTAAAGATGCTCTAATAGAATTGATAAGTTTAAAACATtgatttattaataaattattaaaaaatgagATAAACTCACATAGTATTATATTAGAATCTCATTATAATTAATGTTTAAACCTAAACACTCATCAAAATGCGAAGGtatgaaattattattgattGGAATTCAAGTTTATATACTCTATCCCtcttataaaaatatgagtatttgaAATGACACTAAAATTAGTagataattggtaaagtaagataaaagGAGAGAAGAGTAGTTaaattagtgttagtggatagttgaatctacattattatttatatttaatgagTTGTAATTATGGgttataaatgaaaatgtccATATTTATACGACgaagaaaaaatggaaaaatacaTCTATTTTTATTGAATGGATTGACTATTTTCTTTACTCCGTATTGGaaaaatacatatattttaTTGAATGGATTGACTATTTTCTTTGCTCCTAATAAATACGGAGTATTTCTCTTTTGCCATTTGGATTGATTCATGGAAATTAGTTTATTTCTACACCGTATAATATAAAATCATATGAATCTCATTATACTTTAATATTACTTCACTATTTTGCAAGTATTATTAAGATCCAAAATGTATACGTATATAAATAATACAATAGAAATACTAAACAGGTTAACTCATGATAATAACATTTAACATGATTTGTCATGCTAACCAAACGACTCATTATTTGCAAGAACAATCCGGAAAGGAATAAGTGTGTAGGTTTGAAATGAAGGTTGGTGTAGGGAGTTGAATGAACTGAATCAGCCTACAAGAAACAAGCGAATAATGGGGGGCCCACTCCCGCAGATAAAAACACTTCCCACTACAAGACAAAACTAGATACAAAAACAACTATCCccaaaataaactaaattaaaaaataaaaaagaatgcaAAAAAAGAGTAGGTCATTTGAAATGATGCCATCAATGGTGCTGGTGGGTGGTAGCGTGCGTCTTTATTGTTACTTGTACTCTAGTAGAGTATTTTCTTCATGTATTTATACtgtatacacatatatatatggatCCCTGTTTCTTTCAGATTGTAATATAATATTGTGAAAGGAGAGTGAGAGTCGAGAATCCAGAGAGAATCTTGTGGTGGAAATAGTATAGTTTTAAGAGAAGGGAGACATGCCCAATTTCATCCCAACAGTTGTGCTTCTTGTTCCTCCAAGTATTGGCACCAGATCCTAAAGGTGTTTCTCCCCCCTCTCTCtatatctctttctctctcttattccctttccctttccctttcatTATATATCTAACTATGTGGATATTATTACAAAGGTGTTTTTGTTTCTTGACAAAAAAAGTTGCTGTCTTTATTGAGGGTTTGTGTTTGATTCATCTTGATCTGGATATGTCAAATTTCGTGTTTTGTGTTCTATATTTGATGCATGGTTTGAATCACTGAATGGTTGCTGGTGCTGTGTTGGTTAAATTTAGTAAAGTTATtgacttttttcattttttcttgataaaaatttgatttttattttacttggaTTTCTATATTACTAGACAAACAAACCATCTGAGATATGGGTTTAAGCCCCTGCCAACAagtttttttcttccttttttctatttctaattttttgaaaatttgtaaAAGCAAGCATTAGCCCTCGCCAAAATAGTTGTGTTATAGACTATATCAACAAAAAATTAATGGTAGAGAGGGCTGAATCTGGAAATTAGAAATGTACAGAAGAAAATGAACAAAAAATGGCCGCCTGACTTCTCAGTGTTCTTACTGAGGAAGATGATGACTAGTAATAAGATTATTATATGTATTCCTCCTTCTACTCACGTGGCTCTCCTCTTTTGTGTATAACTTTTCAATACACTTTATCCTAAGCATGCATTATAATTGAAACTCTTTGGCAGTTGGTTGTGTTACTGAACTTACACTGTCAATTTGCTAATGAGGATTGCAGTATATATAAGAGTTCTGTTTGATGTTGTTAATTGTCTTGTGAGGTGCCATTCTTTTGAAGTGATGTTTAGATAACATCTACCCAGTTTTGGGTTATACAAAGTTCATTTATATCTTCCGTAAGATTTCCTCACTCTTGCTACTTGAGTAACACTTTTGCTCGGAATTTAGTTAACTGCTCCTAGTTTTGGGTTTTGATTGTTTGTTTTGGTGTTGATCCATTTCTGAAATCAATCATATGCTACAAGAGAAAGAAGGGTGCTTTAGTTGGTAATCTGTTGTTGTTAGGTGATAACTTCAATTAATTGCATGTTATCATTACACATTGAAAGATCACCAACTTCTCCAATAAATACATTGGAATATTTCTTTTTAAGATTTGTTTGATTTGAGATTGGCATTGTTGAGGACTTAGTTATAGTGCTGGATTTAGTGTTGTCATGTACTAATGTTGAAGCTGCAAATATTTAGAGTGAGAGTGGATAACTAAATTAGGCTGAAAATAAGATGTCAACAAATAGTAGATCTTGTATAGGATTGAGTTTAGCTTAGTTCCATATGCCACTTGTAAATCTTCTCATGGCAGTGGTCTTAGGTAGACCTTTTGCTGATTTAAACAGATTGAGTTTAGCTTCTTGCCCGAAACACATAATGCCATGCTGTGTTTTGCTCGATTCCTATCTTATTTGTGTTCATTTTTTGTAGGTTTCCCTCAATCCCTTCTGGCTTTGGCTTTTCATTTTATGTGTTTGCTTGTGTGATTCTTTCTTTATATGTGAGGCTCGGTAAGCGTTTCATTGTGTTAGATAGACCAGTTGAATGGCTAAGAATGAAATGCTGATGGAATTCATCTACCTTTGGTATTAGGGGTTTAGTTTTGGCTTTAAGTTGGAATACACTTTCACACACATAATTTCCAAGAGTCCATATTTATAGTCTTTTTGAGATTCTACATTTTAATATTTGGTCCTTAGGAAAAGCCTTAtgaattttgaagaaaaaaaagaacagTAAATTTTTTATCGAACAAAAGATGAAATGATCACACTCCATTTCCTATTTACTCCATAAGGtttatgtatattgtgtgtgaatctttgttttcttacatATATATGTTGGTTTAGTAAAGAGGTATAAAGACttcacttttttctctttctttttggTAGGATTGTTATACATTATTATGTTATGCAATGATCTCTAGTATGTGCCAAGTACTTTGATACCATTAGTGTTTGTATGCAACGTGTCTTATGTGCGTATACAACTTCCGTTATTCCCTTATAGACTCAATAGAATTGTGCGGTCACTTATAGTATATAGCTATTGAATTGGTGTTATTGTACACTTAAGATCACTCATCTCATGTCTCCTCAAGCAGCTAAAAATGAATCCTTAAAGGTCTTTGGTTATGCATCTGTGATCTGGCTTCAGCTACttcctaatctaatggctgtATGACTTCGAAACTTGTTCAACGTTAAACGAACAACGCCTCCAATGCCTTCTCGTTTTGATTGTTTTCGTTGCGCAGAATATGCAAGAGCACCTTTTCTCCCAAGCAATATCCAAAAACCTCAACTTTGAAGTGGACCCTCCTCCCCAACGAGGCCAGGAATTGAAGTACATCGACTTTCAACTACAGGGTCAGCACTCTTCCTCGACTGAATCGACCAGCCTTTCACGTAAGGAGTTCACCGCCATGGGGAAGGCTAGTTCCCAAGATCAGTGCGCTTCATCTGACTCCGGTAATGAATTTGATCCCATCATTAGCCGCCTATCATAATCCTTGGGATGCAACAATTAACAGCATTGTTGGTGCAGTACACAACGAGAGCTACGGTAAGCACGGGCAAGAAATGAAGGGGGGTTTGTTCCTTGGCAATCCCGAGCTCTCCATCAACACGCCACACGCTGAGATGACCCAACCGATTGTAAGTCGTTGCTGCCTCAATCCCGCTGATGATAATGTTGATGTTTGTTAGTTTGATTAGATATGATTTTGTCCAAAAAATTCCACTTCAGGTGCAGTTCCCGTATGCCTACACTGACCCCTACTTCACCGGGATGTTTACGCCCTATGGCCCTCATAACATCgtgagtagtagtagtagtagtcgTCTTTTACATATCATGTTTCATCACATAGTGCTTACATTTTCTTGTTCATATACAACCGCAGATGATGGCTGATGCTGCTGCCTCCGGGCGCGTTCCTCTCCCCGGCGAAATACCCGAGGACGGCCCGATATACGTCAATGCGAAACAGTACCATGGTATACTTAGGAGGAGACAGACCCGAGCTAAGCTGGAGGCACAAAACAAACTCGTCAAAATACGCAAAGTAAGTTCTTGATCACAATTGATTTTCGAACGGAAACACATGATTTTTGAGGGGTAATTAGACtatacatacaaaatgtttcaccaATTTGTGTACACAAAGTGTTAATTTTACATAAATCATATAAAAAGTTTCAATAGTGTAATAGTGTTTCAAGTTGAT is a window of Salvia splendens isolate huo1 chromosome 3, SspV2, whole genome shotgun sequence DNA encoding:
- the LOC121796258 gene encoding nuclear transcription factor Y subunit A-3-like isoform X1; translated protein: MSPQAAKNESLKVFGYASVIWLQLLPNLMANMQEHLFSQAISKNLNFEVDPPPQRGQELKYIDFQLQGQHSSSTESTSLSRKEFTAMGKASSQDQCASSDSVHNESYGKHGQEMKGGLFLGNPELSINTPHAEMTQPIVQFPYAYTDPYFTGMFTPYGPHNIMMADAAASGRVPLPGEIPEDGPIYVNAKQYHGILRRRQTRAKLEAQNKLVKIRKPYLHESRHQHALNRVRGTGGRFLSTKKQQAEGSGGADAFHFGYGEGGDGAGGDAMLQQSDGRFSNMAYNGNRRYASIVR
- the LOC121796258 gene encoding nuclear transcription factor Y subunit A-4-like isoform X2, with amino-acid sequence MANMQEHLFSQAISKNLNFEVDPPPQRGQELKYIDFQLQGQHSSSTESTSLSRKEFTAMGKASSQDQCASSDSVHNESYGKHGQEMKGGLFLGNPELSINTPHAEMTQPIVQFPYAYTDPYFTGMFTPYGPHNIMMADAAASGRVPLPGEIPEDGPIYVNAKQYHGILRRRQTRAKLEAQNKLVKIRKPYLHESRHQHALNRVRGTGGRFLSTKKQQAEGSGGADAFHFGYGEGGDGAGGDAMLQQSDGRFSNMAYNGNRRYASIVR
- the LOC121796258 gene encoding nuclear transcription factor Y subunit A-4-like isoform X3; protein product: MQEHLFSQAISKNLNFEVDPPPQRGQELKYIDFQLQGQHSSSTESTSLSRKEFTAMGKASSQDQCASSDSVHNESYGKHGQEMKGGLFLGNPELSINTPHAEMTQPIVQFPYAYTDPYFTGMFTPYGPHNIMMADAAASGRVPLPGEIPEDGPIYVNAKQYHGILRRRQTRAKLEAQNKLVKIRKPYLHESRHQHALNRVRGTGGRFLSTKKQQAEGSGGADAFHFGYGEGGDGAGGDAMLQQSDGRFSNMAYNGNRRYASIVR